The DNA sequence GCAGGATGGTGGTGCCCTGCTGGGTGGCTGCAGCATTGGTCATAGTCAGGGTCTGCAGTCCCTGGATCCCGTCTGTTCCGTTATTGGCCAGCTGGATCGCACCGCCCTGGGTGATGgcgactgggagaggagagggaaggggagggaaggagagagagaaagagagagagagagagagagagagagagacaaggaggcaAATAGAGAGAGGCAGAAACAACAGAGAAAGAGGgcagacaaagagagagtgagagagaaggaaaagaataaggttgtaacattAGCAACTAAACATCTTGCTTAAAATACCCTCTTAAATTACCTCTGTCAGTGACTGAGAAAATAACTTTTGCTGCTCCGATGACCATGACATTGTTGAGTAAAAGAACAAAGGGTCAAACGTGACGTACTGTACTGGCCACTGCTGGTCTGGTAGATGGGGCATGATGTGGGCATGGTAACCGTGGTGATGGCGGGcgctgtgtcctcctccgacTTCTCTTCCTCGATCCTGGGAACCCCTGGGGTGTCACCTGACGACAGGTCATTCAGGATCTtcctgttagggttagaggtcagagggcaGGACGTCAGATCAACACCAAGACACACCTACAGTACTCACAGTACTGCATTATCACACACACGTAtggacacgacacacacacaccaaagtgTACCTATATGAGGGGCGTCGTGAGAGGATCTCTCTGCGTTTCTGAGAGTCAGTCACACTGTCCACTGACTCCTGGGAGTCTTCACTCTCTGCTAGGGTGGAGATCTGGAAAAGTTccatcaggtgtgttagtgctgggcaaGAACAAATACTTGCATACACTGTATTTCTTCAACACCAGGATTGGTGATCATATTTGGTCTATTATGACCAGGTCTTGTTGCGGTCACAGTGAATTATTCTAATGCTAAGTTGTTGTAGCTAAGCTAAGGTTTTAGCTAAGGTATTTATAAATAAAGGTTAGATCAAAAGGTCTACTCACCTGAACAGTCTGGACCTGTGGTGACTGTATGACAGAGGGCTGAGCGGCCTGGATGACCCCGTGAACCTGGACCGTCTGACCGTTGGGCAGCTGCACCAGGGTGACCGTAGGACCGCTGGACGTGGCGTGACCTGCTGCCATGGAAACCTGCAAAGCATAAACATAATCCTGCTGTCCaggggggacacacacacacctataactAGAACCCCCAAGTTTCTCCTGTTCTGGAAAAACTTGGGGTTTTCTGGGCCCTACTACTTACGTTTATAAAATAGCTGTTTTCTACATTattttgtctctgtatgtgtacgtATTTACTGCATTTGTGTGGGTATGAGAATGAAACGGTAGTGTGAATGATGtcaatatgtacagtatattctgTGACATCCTACGGTCTCCTGCTTGCATCAGCCTGGTCTGCTGTAGCTGAACATGGGGGGATAGATGACTATTTCCATGTCTTCCTATTTCTAGTACTACAGGGTCATGCTGACTACCGTCTCTCAGTGAGTCATACTGTAGATCTCTGCTGGGTGTGTGAAGTGTCAGCACAATCCTTTTCAGACAGTGAGTCTTCACAACCCTGTGAGGGACTGTGTCCAGTCATAGATGAGTCATATTGGCTGTCTTACAGCCAGTGGGGTAGTGACTGGTAGAtgtaatgtgtgagtgtgttgtaaTACTGTGTGTGGTAGGAAGGCAGAGTAGGCTTACCTGTGAGTGGTAGTAGTAATGTGGTACTGTACTAGTATGTAGTAGTGAGATGGGCCGGCTACTTACCTGTGCCAGCGTTGCTATCTGTGCCTGGGAGATCTGttggctgtctgtctctgacactGCTGTGTCTCCTCCCTGATGAACCTCTGCTCCCGACTCCATGGTCATCGACTTAGCTGTAGGGgaaaggggagaggacgacatTAGGGTTAGAGAGGACTTAGATTGGACTTTCTGATACATTTTATGGATGTCTTGTTATGATCATCAAGGAGAAAATCTCCGTAATGCTGTTGATCATTTCAGCTGGTTTGACCTGTTTTTTGTTGAGAGATATGGTAGTATTGTGCTTAGTAGTACTTTCTACTTGTACTTATTTTGAAGGAttcaatttgtaagttgctctggataagagcgtctgctaaatgacgaaaatgtaaatgtgaatgatTCAACACAACAGATAGTTACCTGGCGCTAACTGGTATTTGCTATTATCATGTTAATTACCATGTAATAGCAGATTGTGAGCAATACATGTAATTAATCTACCTTCACAGCTCATTGAAAGGTAATCAGTGGAAAGTCTGTCTCTAGAATCAACCCACTCCGTGTCTGTTAGCTAAGTGTTTGTTTCTGCAAACTGACCACAGCCGTCCTTCCTTTTATGAATTGAGTAGCTAATAACTGAAACAGATGTGGATTATATGACTGCTTGTAACTGACCCAGTTTTATATGTCTTGTGTCACTTAAATGTGACTGGCAACATGATAGCTTGTACCTTCTCAGAAGTCAAGCAGGGCAAAGCCGCTTCTCACGGATGTGACTGAAAGGTCCAGTTTAAGTTGATAAGTTCTCAGGGCTATTCCTAAGCTTTATCATACACTTCTAAAAGTACATAAGAGCGTTGGGGCTACCCTTTGACAATGTGATGTCATTTTTGGGCTGGGAATATTTTAGCAATGTCCTGAGAAAGCTGATGGCATTATTATAAAGAACAAATGATTCCGTTCTGGCTGAGGAATACCTCGGAGACTGGCATACAGGAGTAAGGAAGCGACCCATTTCTAggttatgaacacacacacacacacacacacacacacacacacacacatttacaagcatttcgctacacccgcaataacatctgctaaatatgtgtatgcgaccaataacatttgttttgacacacacacacacacccctatccCCAGGAGAGGTCATTCATCTCATTGTGTAGGAATGCGTCACTTTCCTCCCTGCGGCTAGTGGGCCTAGCAGCTAGCGTGTGTTTGGTTGGGCAGCTGACATTTCCCTCCGGTCCTCTAGGACACCTTGTTCAGCAGAAGGCCTGTACATCCACCTAATGGCTGCCAAACATACCATGGCTGCACctgaaatggcatcctatacCCTATATCAGGAGTCCCCAATAACATTCAGCCGTGGGCCGATTTTTCCTTGAGCAGATGGTCGGAGGGCCGGAACatagttataaataatttgtacactgcaaactGACCCCAAGAATCTcaaacagatatagtatttgacaaaaacagaatAATTTCAAAACGTAATTACATTGGGATATGATCACATATGCCTTTCTATTTATGCGTGGGAAtatttcctggtgattttacagtattttatgtccaacaaaaacatatttaaaaacgaatcatttttgctcagaaaacttggggggggcAAATAAAATAATTTGGCCCGCGAGTTGCCTATTGACCAGAGGCCCATAGAGCGCtcgccaaaagtagtgcactatttacgGGATAGTGTGCTgacttctggtcaaaagtaatgcactataaaggggatagggtgccattttgtacTCTTCCCATTTTCTTCCTTCTCTAGACCTTTAGGCTTAAATATTCTCTGATAGCTGCTGCTAAATTCCACAGAGTCCGACCGACTCAGACTTGGCAGGCATGCGCACAGCCAGAAACCCAATACCAACATTGGGTTGCCAGAGAATATTTCACCTAACAGGGATAGCtaggacaggacacacacacacaggacagggcTCTCAGGCAGTCTGTGGCCACAGCCACATATGTGTTATGACgttgtggaggggagggagggccaGCAGCCACAAGCCCTCCCTCAGTGGAAAAGCAGGCTCATGAAAGAGGTGCCTGGTGCAGGCACAGGGAGAGAAACAGCTTCATTCTCCCCTGCTAGTCAACTCATTTTTTTATCTTTCCCTTTTCAGAACCATAGCGAAAGAGCACAGCAGAATAACATTTGTGGAATAAAGCTATCAACCATGAGTGTAGCCTATATGTTTTGCCAATAATATTTTGGCaatgtgtgtttttttatttattttgtactaAATAGCAATGCAACAGTACAAGTGCGTGGAATTATCAATCACCATTAAAGTCCCATTCAGATAGAAGGCAGACATGAAAGCAAAGTGAGCTCACACACTGCCTCACAGTCGGTCACAGTGCTTAACGTCTCTCCGTGGTTTGATTGGTCTTACAGATTTTACCCTCTTCAAAAGTAATTGGGTGTGTTCGAGCGGTAAGCCTAACGAAGCCGACTGTAGACGAAAGTCAGCGAGTGAAGTCGGGGGACGTGCAACTGCTACAGCCGAAAGTCGGACActgatgtggttttccaacagcaaggctcagtgcaacatggtagtgttgccattgtttattttaaaaaaaaatctctaaTTCCCATATCACACATTTACAAactgtaaatatacagtaccagtcaaaagtttgaacacaccgactcatttaagggtttttatttattttttactgttttaTACATtctacaataatagtgaagacattgaaattatgaaataacacatatggaatcatgtagtaacccaaaaagtgttaaacaaatcaaaatatattttatatttgagattcttcaaagtagccaccctttgccttgatgacagctttgcacaatcttggcattctcgcaaccagcttcacgaggtagtcacatggaatgcatttcaattaacaggtgtgccttgttaaaagttaatttgtggaatttctttccttcttaatgcgtttgagccaatcagttgtgttgtgacaaggtaggggtggtatacaaaagataaccctatttggtaaaagaccaagtccatattatggcaagaacagctcatataagcaaagagaaatgacagtccatcattactttaagacatgaaggtcagtcaatccggaaaatgtcaagaacttttaacgtttcttcaagtgcagtcgcaaaaaccatcacgcgctatgattaaactggctctcatgaggaccgccacaggaaaggaagacccagagttacctctgctgcattctgcagcgatacgccatcccatctggtttgcgcttagtgggactatcatttgtttttcagcaggacaatgacccaacacacctccaggctgtgtaagggctattttaccaagaaggagagtgatggagtgctgcatcagatcacccgacctcaacctaattgagatggtttgggatgagttggaccgcagagtgaaggaaaagcagccaacaagtgctcagcatatgtgggaacaccttcaagactgttggaaaagcatttcaggtgaagttggttgagagaatgccaagtgtgtgcaaagctgtcatcaaggcaaagggtggctactttgaagaatctaaaatctattttgatttgtttaacacttttttggttactacatgaatccatatgtgttatttcatagttttgatgtcttcactattattctacaaagtagaaaatagtaaaaaatagagaaaaacccttgaatgagtaggtgtgtccaaacttttgactggtactgtatgtgtttacATTATATTATCAATTGGTGAGAGAGAACCTCAAATATTACATTCAATTGTACATATAGACTTTATACATGAATCACTGCA is a window from the Coregonus clupeaformis isolate EN_2021a chromosome 23, ASM2061545v1, whole genome shotgun sequence genome containing:
- the creb1b gene encoding cyclic AMP-responsive element-binding protein 1b isoform X3 gives rise to the protein MTMESGAEVHQGGDTAVSETDSQQISQAQIATLAQVSMAAGHATSSGPTVTLVQLPNGQTVQVHGVIQAAQPSVIQSPQVQTVQISTLAESEDSQESVDSVTDSQKRREILSRRPSYRKILNDLSSGDTPGVPRIEEEKSEEDTAPAITTVTMPTSCPIYQTSSGQYIAITQGGAIQLANNGTDGIQGLQTLTMTNAAATQQGTTILQYAQTSDGQQILVPSNQVVVQAASGDVQAYQIRTAPTSTIAPGVVMASSPALSGQGGPEVEVTRKREVRLMKNREAARECRRKKKEYVKCLENRVAVLENQNKTLIEELKALKDLYCHKSE
- the creb1b gene encoding cyclic AMP-responsive element-binding protein 1b isoform X2, whose amino-acid sequence is MTMESGAEVHQGGDTAVSETDSQQISQAQIATLAQDYVYALQVSMAAGHATSSGPTVTLVQLPNGQTVQVHGVIQAAQPSVIQSPQVQTVQISTLAESEDSQESVDSVTDSQKRREILSRRPSYRKILNDLSSGDTPGVPRIEEEKSEEDTAPAITTVTMPTSCPIYQTSSGQYIAITQGGAIQLANNGTDGIQGLQTLTMTNAAATQQGTTILQYAQTSDGQQILVPSNQVVVQAASGDVQAYQIRTAPTSTIAPGVVMASSPALSGQGGPEVEVTRKREVRLMKNREAARECRRKKKEYVKCLENRVAVLENQNKTLIEELKALKDLYCHKSE
- the creb1b gene encoding cyclic AMP-responsive element-binding protein 1b isoform X1, coding for MTMESGAEVHQGGDTAVSETDSQQISQAQIATLAQQDYVYALQVSMAAGHATSSGPTVTLVQLPNGQTVQVHGVIQAAQPSVIQSPQVQTVQISTLAESEDSQESVDSVTDSQKRREILSRRPSYRKILNDLSSGDTPGVPRIEEEKSEEDTAPAITTVTMPTSCPIYQTSSGQYIAITQGGAIQLANNGTDGIQGLQTLTMTNAAATQQGTTILQYAQTSDGQQILVPSNQVVVQAASGDVQAYQIRTAPTSTIAPGVVMASSPALSGQGGPEVEVTRKREVRLMKNREAARECRRKKKEYVKCLENRVAVLENQNKTLIEELKALKDLYCHKSE